The Cervus canadensis isolate Bull #8, Minnesota chromosome X, ASM1932006v1, whole genome shotgun sequence genome contains a region encoding:
- the SERPINA7 gene encoding thyroxine-binding globulin isoform X2, with translation MPLFFSLVLLILGLHCAPPNSCEGKITSCLSPQQNATLYKMSSINADFAFNLYRRFTVETPDQNIFFSPVSISAGLAMLSLGACSSTQTQILESLGFNLTDTPMAEIQQGFQHLICSLNFPKKELELQMGNALFIGKQLKPLAKFLDDVKNLYETEVFSTDFSNVSAAQQEINSHVERQTKGKIVDLIQDLKPNTVTVLVNYLCFKAQWANPFDPSKTEEGSSFLVDKTTTVQVPMMHQMEQYYHLVDTELNCTVLQMDYSKNALALFVLPKEGQMEWVEGAMSSKTLKKWNRLLRKGWVDLFVPKFSISATYDLGDILLKMGIQDAFADNADFSGLTKDNGLKISNVAHKAMFYIGEKGTEAVPEVRFLNQPETTLLLPIIQFDRSFLLLILEKNTRSILFLGKVVDPTEV, from the exons ATGCCACTGTTCTTCTCTCTGGTTCTCTTGATACTTGGGCTTCATTGTGCACCACCTAACAGCTGTGAAGGCAAAATAACGTCCTGCCTTTCCCCCCAACAAAATGCCACTCTCTATAAGATGTCATCTATCAATGCTGACTTTGCATTCAACCTGTACCGGAGGTTCACGGTGGAGACTCCAGATCAGAACATCTTCTTTTCCCCTGTGAGCATCTCTGCAGGATTGGCCATGCTCTCCCTCGGGGCCTGCTCCAGCACCCAAACTCAAATCCTGGAAAGTTTGGGGTTCAACCTTACAGATACCCCAATGGCAGAGATCCAGCAGGGCTTCCAACACCTGATCTGTTCACTGAATTTTCCAAAGAAGGAGCTGGAATTACAGATGGGAAATGCCCTTTTCATTGGGAAGCAGCTGAAACCACTGGCAAAGTTCTTGGATGATGTCAAGAACCTCTATGAGACTGAAGTCTTTTCTACCGACTTCTCCAATGTTTCTGCAGCCCAGCAGGAGATCAATAGTCATGTGGAGAGGCAAACCAAAGGGAAAATTGTGGACCTCATCCAAGACCTCAAACCAAACACCGTCACGGTCCTGGTGAACTATCTTTGCTTTAAAG CCCAGTGGGCAAATCCCTTTGATCCATCCAAGACAGAAGAGGGTTCCAGCTTCTTAGTGGACAAGACCACAACAGTGCAAGTGCCCATGATGCACCAGATGGAACAATACTATCACCTGGTGGATACAGAGCTGAACTGCACAGTGCTGCAAATGGACTACAGCAAGAATGCTCTGGCACTCTTTGTCCTTCCCAAGGAGGGTCAGATGGAGTGGGTGGAAGGGGCCATGTCATCTAAAACACTGAAGAAGTGGAACCGCTTACTGCGGAAGGG GTGGGTTGACTTATTTGTTCCAAAGTTTTCCATTTCTGCCACATATGACCTTGGAGACATCCTTCTGAAGATGGGCATCCAGGATGCTTTTGCTGACAATGCTGACTTTTCTGGACTCACAAAAGACAATGGTCTTAAAATTTCCAAT GTTGCCCACAAGGCTATGTTTTACATTGGTGAAAAGGGAACTGAAGCCGTTCCTGAAGTCAGATTCCTGAATCAGCCTGAGACAACTCTTCTTCTTCCTATCATCCAATTTGATAGATCTTTCCTGTTGTTGATATTGGAGAAAAACACTAGGAGTATTCTCTTTCTAGGGAAGGTTGTGGACCCAACGGAAGTGTAG
- the SERPINA7 gene encoding thyroxine-binding globulin isoform X1 encodes MCYYLPSKMPLFFSLVLLILGLHCAPPNSCEGKITSCLSPQQNATLYKMSSINADFAFNLYRRFTVETPDQNIFFSPVSISAGLAMLSLGACSSTQTQILESLGFNLTDTPMAEIQQGFQHLICSLNFPKKELELQMGNALFIGKQLKPLAKFLDDVKNLYETEVFSTDFSNVSAAQQEINSHVERQTKGKIVDLIQDLKPNTVTVLVNYLCFKAQWANPFDPSKTEEGSSFLVDKTTTVQVPMMHQMEQYYHLVDTELNCTVLQMDYSKNALALFVLPKEGQMEWVEGAMSSKTLKKWNRLLRKGWVDLFVPKFSISATYDLGDILLKMGIQDAFADNADFSGLTKDNGLKISNVAHKAMFYIGEKGTEAVPEVRFLNQPETTLLLPIIQFDRSFLLLILEKNTRSILFLGKVVDPTEV; translated from the exons ATGTGCT ATTACCTTCCTTCCAAAATGCCACTGTTCTTCTCTCTGGTTCTCTTGATACTTGGGCTTCATTGTGCACCACCTAACAGCTGTGAAGGCAAAATAACGTCCTGCCTTTCCCCCCAACAAAATGCCACTCTCTATAAGATGTCATCTATCAATGCTGACTTTGCATTCAACCTGTACCGGAGGTTCACGGTGGAGACTCCAGATCAGAACATCTTCTTTTCCCCTGTGAGCATCTCTGCAGGATTGGCCATGCTCTCCCTCGGGGCCTGCTCCAGCACCCAAACTCAAATCCTGGAAAGTTTGGGGTTCAACCTTACAGATACCCCAATGGCAGAGATCCAGCAGGGCTTCCAACACCTGATCTGTTCACTGAATTTTCCAAAGAAGGAGCTGGAATTACAGATGGGAAATGCCCTTTTCATTGGGAAGCAGCTGAAACCACTGGCAAAGTTCTTGGATGATGTCAAGAACCTCTATGAGACTGAAGTCTTTTCTACCGACTTCTCCAATGTTTCTGCAGCCCAGCAGGAGATCAATAGTCATGTGGAGAGGCAAACCAAAGGGAAAATTGTGGACCTCATCCAAGACCTCAAACCAAACACCGTCACGGTCCTGGTGAACTATCTTTGCTTTAAAG CCCAGTGGGCAAATCCCTTTGATCCATCCAAGACAGAAGAGGGTTCCAGCTTCTTAGTGGACAAGACCACAACAGTGCAAGTGCCCATGATGCACCAGATGGAACAATACTATCACCTGGTGGATACAGAGCTGAACTGCACAGTGCTGCAAATGGACTACAGCAAGAATGCTCTGGCACTCTTTGTCCTTCCCAAGGAGGGTCAGATGGAGTGGGTGGAAGGGGCCATGTCATCTAAAACACTGAAGAAGTGGAACCGCTTACTGCGGAAGGG GTGGGTTGACTTATTTGTTCCAAAGTTTTCCATTTCTGCCACATATGACCTTGGAGACATCCTTCTGAAGATGGGCATCCAGGATGCTTTTGCTGACAATGCTGACTTTTCTGGACTCACAAAAGACAATGGTCTTAAAATTTCCAAT GTTGCCCACAAGGCTATGTTTTACATTGGTGAAAAGGGAACTGAAGCCGTTCCTGAAGTCAGATTCCTGAATCAGCCTGAGACAACTCTTCTTCTTCCTATCATCCAATTTGATAGATCTTTCCTGTTGTTGATATTGGAGAAAAACACTAGGAGTATTCTCTTTCTAGGGAAGGTTGTGGACCCAACGGAAGTGTAG